The Sinomicrobium kalidii genome contains a region encoding:
- a CDS encoding amidophosphoribosyltransferase, producing the protein MSDAIKHECGIAVIRLLKPLEYYKEKYGSAFYGVNKMYLMMEKQHNRGQDGAGFTSIKTDVKPGERYISRVRSNQSQPIQDIFSQINNRINNTLKENPEYENDVQLQKKHIPYLGELFLGHVRYGTYGKNSIENVQPLLRQNNWKHRNLIVAGNFNMTNVNELFDNLIRLGQHPKEKADTITVMEKIGHFLDDAVAKLYKQIKKEGFNKMEASPLIAERLNVAKILRKSAKNWDGGYAMAGLLGHGDAFVLRDPAGIRPAYYYHDDEIVVIASERPVIQTVFNVPFEKVEEITPGHAVIVKANGEIAHKKILEPLERKACSFERIYFSRGSDAEIYKERKDLGRLLMPKVLDAIDHDTANTVFSYIPNTAETSFYGLVEAAQDELNKEKNRQILDEKETLTDERLTEILSRRLRTEKIAIKDVKLRTFITEDSSRDDLVAHVYDVTYGVIKPEDNLVIIDDSIVRGTTLKKSIIRMMDRLNPRSIVVVSSAPQIRYPDCYGIDMARLEDLIAFRAALELHRERDSYGIVEEIYRQCKEQVDYEDVDVKNAVQQLYTPFTDEEISEKISELLCTDDINASVKIIFQSVDNLHKACPKNLGDWYFTGNYPTSGGNRVVNRAFINFYEGNTGRAY; encoded by the coding sequence ATGAGCGACGCTATTAAACACGAATGCGGTATTGCCGTAATAAGACTCCTAAAACCCCTGGAATACTACAAGGAAAAATACGGAAGTGCCTTCTACGGGGTCAACAAGATGTACCTGATGATGGAAAAGCAGCACAACCGCGGACAGGACGGCGCCGGTTTTACCAGCATAAAAACAGACGTAAAACCGGGAGAACGGTACATAAGCAGGGTACGGTCTAACCAGTCGCAACCCATACAGGATATCTTTTCCCAGATCAACAACCGGATAAACAACACACTGAAGGAAAATCCGGAATATGAAAATGACGTACAACTCCAGAAAAAACACATCCCCTATCTGGGTGAATTGTTCCTGGGGCACGTCCGCTACGGTACTTACGGCAAAAACAGCATAGAGAACGTACAACCCCTCCTGCGACAGAACAACTGGAAACACCGCAACCTCATCGTAGCCGGTAACTTTAACATGACCAATGTCAACGAACTCTTTGACAATCTCATCCGGCTGGGACAACACCCCAAGGAAAAGGCAGACACGATTACCGTCATGGAAAAAATCGGCCATTTCCTGGACGACGCGGTAGCAAAACTCTACAAGCAAATAAAAAAGGAAGGCTTTAACAAAATGGAAGCCTCCCCCCTCATCGCAGAAAGGCTGAATGTAGCCAAAATATTGAGAAAATCGGCCAAGAACTGGGACGGTGGGTATGCCATGGCAGGATTGCTGGGACACGGAGATGCCTTTGTATTGAGAGACCCCGCAGGGATACGCCCTGCCTATTACTATCACGACGATGAAATTGTTGTCATCGCTTCCGAACGCCCAGTGATTCAAACCGTATTCAATGTACCTTTTGAAAAAGTGGAAGAAATTACCCCGGGGCACGCAGTTATTGTAAAAGCCAACGGGGAAATAGCCCACAAGAAAATCCTCGAACCACTGGAACGAAAAGCCTGTTCGTTTGAACGGATCTATTTTTCCAGGGGAAGTGATGCCGAAATATACAAGGAACGCAAAGACCTGGGCAGGTTATTAATGCCTAAGGTCCTCGATGCTATAGATCACGATACGGCCAACACGGTGTTCTCCTATATACCGAACACCGCGGAAACCTCCTTTTACGGCCTGGTAGAAGCCGCACAGGACGAACTGAACAAGGAAAAAAACCGCCAGATACTTGACGAAAAGGAAACCCTCACCGACGAAAGGCTCACCGAAATACTGTCCAGAAGACTCCGCACGGAAAAAATTGCCATCAAGGATGTAAAATTGCGGACATTTATCACCGAAGACAGCAGCAGGGACGATCTTGTAGCCCACGTTTATGATGTTACCTACGGTGTCATAAAGCCCGAAGACAACCTAGTGATCATTGACGATAGCATTGTAAGGGGCACTACCCTGAAAAAGAGTATCATCCGTATGATGGACCGTCTTAATCCGAGATCCATTGTAGTCGTTTCGTCAGCGCCACAGATCAGGTACCCGGATTGTTACGGTATCGACATGGCAAGACTGGAAGACCTCATTGCTTTTCGCGCAGCGCTCGAACTGCACCGGGAAAGGGACAGCTATGGCATTGTAGAAGAAATATACCGGCAATGCAAAGAGCAGGTAGACTACGAAGATGTTGATGTAAAGAATGCCGTACAACAACTCTACACCCCGTTTACCGACGAAGAAATTTCCGAAAAAATATCGGAACTCCTCTGCACTGACGATATCAATGCCAGCGTGAAGATCATTTTTCAATCTGTGGACAACCTGCACAAGGCCTGTCCCAAAAACCTGGGAGACTGGTATTTTACCGGAAATTATCCCACTTCGGGTGGTAACAGGGTAGTAAACCGGGCTTTCATCAATTTCTATGAAGGAAATACGGGGCGCGCCTATTAA
- a CDS encoding superoxide dismutase, translating into MAFELPKLPYAYDALEPHIDARTMEIHYTKHHNGYATKLNGAIAGTDMESKSIEDILGGLDMENAAVRNNGGGYYNHNLFWEVMSPNGGGAPSGELASAIDDAFGSFDAFKDAFAQAAATRFGSGWAWLCVHKGGKVEVCSSANQDNPLMPGIGCGGTPILGLDVWEHAYYLNYQNRRPDYISAFFNVINWNKVAELYAAGK; encoded by the coding sequence ATGGCTTTTGAATTACCGAAATTACCGTATGCTTATGACGCTTTAGAGCCTCATATTGATGCACGTACGATGGAAATACACTATACGAAACACCACAACGGATATGCTACCAAGCTCAACGGTGCTATTGCCGGGACCGATATGGAAAGCAAATCGATAGAAGATATACTGGGCGGACTGGACATGGAGAATGCCGCAGTACGAAACAATGGTGGCGGGTATTACAATCACAACCTGTTTTGGGAAGTGATGTCGCCGAACGGCGGTGGTGCACCGAGCGGGGAACTGGCATCTGCCATTGACGATGCATTCGGTTCTTTTGACGCTTTTAAAGATGCTTTTGCGCAGGCGGCGGCTACAAGGTTTGGCTCCGGATGGGCATGGCTGTGCGTGCATAAAGGCGGTAAGGTAGAAGTATGTTCATCGGCCAACCAGGATAACCCCCTGATGCCGGGCATAGGTTGTGGCGGAACTCCCATCCTCGGACTTGACGTATGGGAGCATGCCTATTACCTGAACTACCAGAACAGGAGGCCGGACTATATTTCAGCGTTCTTCAACGTGATCAACTGGAATAAGGTGGCGGAACTGTATGCTGCCGGTAAATAA
- a CDS encoding UvrD-helicase domain-containing protein gives MNIELGTLNHNTTFQIYNASAGSGKTFTLVREYLKLLLASDYPDTFRQVLAITFTNKAVNEMKERVVNSLREMADEHILSAPSDMFLQLREELHTDDHTLHTRAKKVLKRILHNYAFFDISTIDKFNHRLLRTFAHDLHLPVNFEVAIDTVSLLNEAVDRVIYRAGEDKLLTRVLVDFALEKADDDKTWDISLDLKKIARLLLEENHYEHIREIENKTLADLKALSETLKKLTRDTDKQLAKNADTFFSLINNHELEATDFNRGSVPNFFLKAGDNSFKSTDFQNKKWQEEIRTAKLYTKTTEKNSPEKADTLDRLQPQIATLFEDTATLFFRGQFLRNFRSKLIPLSLLNAVNQQLNHIKESENLMLISEFNRILAQAITDQPAPFIYERLGEKYRHYFIDEFQDTSEMQWKNLRPLIGNALEGESLSGKRGSLMLVGDAKQAIYRWRGGKAEQFIKLYNEEDTPFQVKPVIQPLPVNYRSYDEIIRFNNRFFKHIAGHLSLPEYRDLYLNRSYQEPNPKKGGQVNITFVDKNSDDIREAYCRTTFRTIETLQQQGYSLKDICILTRKKDQGAVLAGYLQENDIPVISSESLLLKNHPKVNFLIHLMYYFLQPDNRETCLQLLSFLAGKAHTEDQHTYISSGLTDMAPVWKGCGFSPETFLQRSLFDSIQYAIACFDLNDPSDAYLQYFLDEILEQANRNHAGPVEFLDHWEKKKDTLGIVAPEGINAVRLMTIHKSKGLQFRAVIFPFAETNIYDDRDPLLWFPVERDAFGIPYALVSKNKDLERLNEEGRNMVADYDAKLELDSFNILYVALTRAVEQLHIIGKNDINKNGQENTKTFSGLLIHFLKSGTYWEEGKTVYRFPDMENVQPLSEKQQKTDAPEPLYISYVSNIAEKQKFRIITRSGAIWGAGLDKAIETGNVYHTLLSRVSYTSDVENVISEAVAQGLIPSEKQEEFTERIAAITTHPQIGKYYTPAYTIHNEKDIFTAQGETLRPDRIAIDREGTAVILDYKTGNPDKKHEHQLRQYKDVLVQMGHAVSHGYLVFIDRDIRVIQYN, from the coding sequence TTGAACATTGAACTTGGAACATTGAACCACAACACAACATTTCAAATATACAATGCATCCGCAGGATCAGGAAAAACCTTCACCCTGGTCCGGGAATACCTGAAACTCCTGCTTGCTTCCGACTATCCGGATACGTTCAGGCAGGTACTGGCCATTACTTTTACCAACAAGGCCGTAAACGAAATGAAAGAACGCGTGGTCAACAGCCTCCGGGAAATGGCCGATGAGCACATCCTCTCCGCTCCCTCAGACATGTTCCTGCAACTCCGGGAAGAACTCCATACCGATGACCACACCCTCCACACAAGGGCAAAAAAGGTATTGAAAAGGATATTGCACAACTACGCCTTCTTTGACATTTCCACGATCGACAAGTTCAATCACCGCCTGCTCCGCACCTTTGCCCACGACCTGCACCTTCCGGTAAATTTTGAAGTGGCCATAGACACCGTTTCCCTGTTAAACGAAGCCGTAGACCGTGTTATTTACAGGGCAGGCGAAGACAAGTTGCTCACAAGGGTACTTGTGGATTTTGCCCTGGAAAAAGCCGATGACGACAAAACCTGGGACATAAGCCTTGACCTCAAAAAAATTGCAAGGCTGCTGCTCGAAGAAAACCACTATGAACACATACGGGAAATAGAAAACAAAACGCTTGCCGACCTGAAAGCACTGTCCGAAACCCTTAAAAAACTCACCCGGGACACCGATAAACAACTGGCGAAAAATGCGGATACCTTCTTTTCCCTGATAAACAATCATGAACTGGAAGCAACGGACTTTAACCGCGGCAGCGTTCCCAACTTTTTTCTCAAGGCCGGGGACAATTCATTCAAAAGTACCGATTTTCAAAATAAAAAATGGCAGGAAGAGATCCGCACGGCCAAACTGTATACCAAAACCACGGAAAAGAACAGCCCGGAAAAGGCCGATACCCTGGACCGGTTACAGCCACAGATCGCCACACTGTTCGAAGATACCGCAACACTGTTCTTCCGGGGACAGTTTCTCCGGAATTTCAGGAGCAAGCTCATCCCGCTATCCCTGCTCAACGCTGTCAACCAGCAACTCAATCACATCAAGGAATCGGAAAACCTGATGCTCATATCGGAATTTAACCGCATCCTCGCACAGGCCATAACCGACCAGCCCGCGCCATTCATCTATGAACGACTGGGCGAAAAATACCGTCATTATTTTATAGACGAGTTCCAGGACACTTCGGAAATGCAGTGGAAAAACCTCCGCCCCCTCATCGGCAACGCCCTGGAAGGGGAATCCCTTTCCGGAAAAAGAGGCAGCCTGATGTTGGTAGGCGATGCCAAACAGGCCATATACCGCTGGCGCGGAGGAAAGGCCGAACAGTTCATAAAACTGTACAACGAAGAAGATACCCCCTTTCAGGTAAAACCGGTAATACAACCACTCCCGGTGAATTACCGGAGTTATGACGAAATCATCCGGTTCAACAACCGTTTTTTCAAACATATAGCCGGGCACCTCTCCCTTCCCGAATACAGGGACCTTTACCTGAACAGAAGTTATCAGGAACCCAATCCCAAAAAGGGCGGACAGGTAAACATCACTTTCGTCGACAAAAACAGTGATGACATACGCGAAGCCTATTGCAGGACCACATTCCGGACCATCGAAACATTGCAACAGCAGGGGTATTCGCTGAAAGACATCTGTATCCTCACACGAAAAAAGGACCAGGGTGCCGTACTGGCCGGCTATTTACAGGAAAATGACATTCCCGTCATATCTTCGGAATCCCTTTTGCTCAAAAATCACCCCAAGGTCAATTTCCTCATCCACCTGATGTATTATTTCCTGCAACCGGACAACAGGGAAACCTGCCTGCAACTGCTCTCTTTCCTGGCCGGAAAAGCGCATACGGAAGATCAGCACACCTATATAAGTTCCGGGCTTACCGATATGGCCCCCGTATGGAAAGGCTGCGGGTTCTCCCCCGAAACATTCCTTCAGCGATCCCTGTTTGACAGTATTCAGTATGCCATTGCCTGTTTTGACCTCAACGACCCTTCCGATGCCTATTTACAATATTTCCTGGACGAAATCCTGGAACAGGCCAACCGCAACCATGCGGGACCGGTAGAATTCCTCGACCACTGGGAAAAGAAAAAGGATACCCTGGGCATCGTTGCACCGGAAGGTATCAACGCCGTACGGTTAATGACCATCCACAAATCCAAAGGACTCCAGTTCCGGGCAGTGATCTTCCCTTTTGCGGAAACCAATATCTACGACGACCGCGATCCGCTGCTCTGGTTCCCCGTTGAACGGGACGCTTTTGGAATTCCATACGCCCTGGTATCAAAAAACAAGGACCTGGAACGTCTGAATGAAGAAGGCCGGAACATGGTAGCCGATTACGATGCCAAACTGGAGCTGGACAGTTTCAATATCCTGTATGTGGCCCTGACCCGTGCCGTGGAGCAACTCCACATTATCGGTAAAAATGATATCAACAAAAACGGCCAGGAAAACACAAAAACCTTCTCCGGGCTTTTAATCCATTTCTTAAAATCCGGGACGTACTGGGAAGAAGGAAAAACGGTTTATCGTTTCCCGGATATGGAAAATGTGCAACCATTATCCGAAAAACAGCAAAAAACAGATGCGCCCGAACCGCTTTACATATCCTATGTTTCCAATATAGCCGAAAAACAGAAATTCCGTATCATCACAAGGTCCGGAGCAATATGGGGTGCAGGGCTCGACAAAGCCATCGAAACAGGAAATGTATATCATACTCTTTTATCCCGGGTGTCTTATACCAGCGATGTTGAAAATGTGATCAGCGAAGCCGTCGCCCAGGGACTTATCCCTTCTGAAAAACAAGAAGAATTCACAGAGCGTATAGCGGCAATTACAACGCATCCGCAAATCGGCAAATATTATACTCCAGCGTACACGATACACAACGAAAAAGACATCTTTACCGCACAAGGCGAAACCCTGCGGCCGGACAGGATAGCCATCGACCGGGAAGGAACCGCGGTTATACTCGACTACAAAACAGGAAATCCCGACAAAAAACACGAACACCAGCTGCGGCAATACAAGGACGTCCTCGTGCAGATGGGCCATGCCGTGAGCCACGGATATCTCGTATTTATAGACCGGGATATCCGGGTTATTCAGTACAATTAA
- the kbl gene encoding glycine C-acetyltransferase, with translation MYGKIKQHLQKELQDIKDSGLYKRERIITSPQDAVIKISTGEEVVNFCANNYLGLSSHPEVIQAAKDTLDSHGFGMSSVRFICGTQDIHKELEKKIADFYGTEDTILYAAAFDANGGVFEPLLTAEDAIISDSLNHASIIDGVRLCKAKRYRYENNNMEDLEAKLKQADADGTRFKVVVTDGVFSMDGLVAPLDKIAALAEKYDAMVMIDECHAAGFIGETGRGTLEEKGVMGKIDIITGTLGKALGGAMGGYTTGKKEIIEILRQRSRPYLFSNSLAPSIVGASIKVFDMLSENTELRDKLEENTRYFKEGMKNAGFDIIDGDSAIVPVMLYDAKLSQVMADKLLERGIYVIGFFYPVVPKGKARIRVQLSAAHHKEHLDKAIQAFTEIGRELNVI, from the coding sequence ATGTACGGGAAAATAAAACAACACCTTCAGAAAGAATTACAGGACATCAAGGACAGCGGTCTGTACAAAAGGGAACGCATCATCACCTCTCCGCAGGATGCAGTGATCAAAATATCCACCGGGGAAGAAGTGGTCAACTTCTGTGCCAACAACTACCTGGGACTGTCTTCCCATCCCGAAGTGATACAGGCGGCCAAGGATACTCTTGATTCTCACGGTTTCGGAATGTCGTCCGTGAGGTTTATCTGCGGTACCCAGGATATCCATAAAGAACTGGAAAAAAAAATCGCCGATTTTTACGGTACGGAAGATACCATTCTCTATGCAGCGGCATTTGATGCCAACGGTGGTGTATTCGAGCCTTTGCTCACCGCAGAGGACGCCATTATCTCGGATTCCCTCAACCACGCTTCCATCATAGACGGGGTTCGCCTGTGCAAGGCCAAACGATACCGCTACGAGAACAACAACATGGAAGACCTGGAAGCTAAATTAAAACAGGCCGATGCCGACGGCACGCGGTTTAAAGTTGTTGTTACGGACGGTGTCTTCTCAATGGATGGACTTGTAGCACCCCTGGATAAAATAGCAGCCCTGGCCGAAAAATACGACGCCATGGTAATGATTGACGAATGCCACGCCGCCGGGTTTATAGGAGAAACCGGCAGGGGAACGCTTGAAGAGAAAGGCGTTATGGGCAAAATAGACATTATAACCGGAACGCTGGGCAAGGCATTAGGCGGCGCCATGGGAGGTTATACCACCGGAAAAAAAGAAATTATAGAGATCCTGAGGCAACGGTCCAGGCCTTACCTGTTCTCCAATTCGCTGGCTCCTTCAATCGTAGGCGCCTCCATAAAGGTATTTGACATGCTTTCCGAAAATACGGAACTCAGGGACAAGCTTGAAGAAAACACCCGTTACTTTAAAGAAGGGATGAAAAATGCCGGTTTCGATATTATTGACGGTGATTCTGCTATTGTACCCGTTATGCTGTATGATGCCAAACTGTCCCAGGTAATGGCCGATAAGCTGCTGGAACGGGGAATTTACGTTATCGGGTTCTTCTATCCGGTAGTTCCTAAGGGAAAAGCAAGAATAAGAGTACAGCTTTCTGCAGCGCATCATAAAGAACATTTAGACAAAGCTATTCAGGCTTTTACCGAAATAGGCAGGGAATTAAATGTGATTTAA
- a CDS encoding OmpA family protein, with protein sequence MKHLSKLLVAALLIIGFGNVQAQDSNNPWQVSFGVNAVDVYPTNQPGMGQWLDEYFNVSDHWNILPSVSTIAVSRYVGDGFSVGVRGSLNKIDKWGDQDVDDLSYYGVDGTVKYNFIEGRKFDPFIEVGGGYTWIDEIGAGTLNGGIGFNFWFTDNIGINLQSSYKHSFEDYLAPHFQHLAGIAIKFGGTDTDGDGIFDKDDECPEVAGLPEFNGCPDADGDGIPDKDDACPNEAGPAELNGCPDSDGDGIADKDDECPNEAGSAEMNGCPDADGDGIADKDDECPNEAGSAEMNGCPDRDGDGVADKDDECPDVAGTVANNGCPEVTEEVQKKLNEFAKTILFDLNKATIKPESASVLDQIVSVLNEYPNANFTVEGHTDSSGSADYNQNLSQKRAESVRKYLAEKGINPSRLSSIGYGEDKPIADNATAAGRKENRRVEINLVKE encoded by the coding sequence ATGAAACATCTTAGCAAATTATTAGTTGCTGCGCTCTTGATTATAGGGTTTGGCAATGTACAGGCGCAAGACTCCAATAACCCCTGGCAGGTAAGTTTTGGTGTAAACGCCGTTGATGTTTACCCCACTAATCAACCCGGGATGGGGCAGTGGCTTGACGAGTATTTCAACGTCAGCGACCACTGGAACATTTTGCCTTCCGTTTCTACAATAGCCGTTTCCCGGTATGTAGGTGACGGATTTTCTGTTGGTGTTCGAGGATCCCTTAACAAAATTGACAAATGGGGCGATCAAGATGTAGATGACCTTTCATATTATGGTGTAGACGGAACTGTTAAATACAATTTCATTGAAGGCAGGAAGTTCGATCCCTTTATCGAAGTAGGTGGTGGTTACACCTGGATTGATGAGATCGGTGCCGGAACCCTTAACGGGGGAATCGGCTTTAACTTCTGGTTCACAGACAACATTGGTATTAACCTGCAATCCAGCTACAAACACTCTTTCGAAGACTATCTGGCACCACACTTCCAGCACCTGGCGGGTATTGCCATCAAATTCGGAGGAACAGACACCGATGGCGACGGTATTTTCGATAAAGACGATGAATGCCCCGAAGTAGCGGGTCTTCCCGAATTTAACGGATGCCCTGATGCTGACGGTGACGGTATCCCGGATAAAGACGATGCTTGTCCTAACGAAGCCGGTCCTGCCGAGTTGAACGGATGCCCGGATTCTGACGGTGACGGTATTGCCGATAAAGACGATGAATGCCCGAACGAAGCCGGATCTGCAGAAATGAACGGATGCCCGGACGCTGACGGCGACGGTATTGCCGATAAAGATGACGAATGCCCGAACGAGGCCGGATCTGCAGAAATGAACGGATGCCCGGACAGAGACGGTGACGGTGTTGCCGACAAAGACGATGAGTGCCCGGATGTAGCAGGAACAGTGGCCAACAACGGTTGTCCCGAAGTAACAGAAGAGGTTCAGAAAAAACTTAACGAGTTTGCCAAGACCATTCTGTTCGACCTCAACAAAGCTACCATCAAGCCGGAATCTGCTTCGGTATTAGACCAGATCGTTAGCGTTCTCAACGAATATCCTAATGCCAATTTCACTGTAGAAGGCCACACTGACAGCTCAGGTAGCGCCGACTATAACCAGAATTTATCTCAGAAAAGAGCAGAATCAGTAAGGAAATACCTGGCTGAAAAAGGTATAAATCCTTCCAGGCTCTCTTCCATAGGATACGGAGAAGACAAACCTATTGCAGACAATGCCACTGCAGCAGGCAGAAAAGAAAACAGAAGGGTGGAAATAAACCTCGTAAAAGAGTAA
- a CDS encoding PD-(D/E)XK nuclease family protein: MKTFLSEVVENVLSGHDNISDVIFILPGKRAGVFLKKEIRYRMTRTAFAPQVYSVEEFVQELSGLRLIPNIQLLFEFYQVYRQATPREQQEDFYTFSKWAQVVLQDFNEVDRYLIPPDRIFSHLSSVKELDHWSLSEKKTPMQEQYIQFWKTLGTYYTLLRDKLLSEQCGYQGLIYREAIENIEHYLDHKGNKKHIFIGFNALNNAESAIIQEFLAAGAEAYWDTDKAFMEDLEHDAGLFMRRYKKEWKHYAKNPFKNINTHFSLPKHIEIIGIPGKTGQAMYIHSILSSLKDKGHTEQTAVILGNEELLNPVLNAIPEDLAEVNITGGFPLAYTPVASWFHAFFQLLENEESGKWYYQNVINLISHPVSKALLTCNGRDLASGFIRTIQDNNIVFITREHVEKAFADITANAKNGISEATLLFFSKTHCTVNDIITKCTELTLRMKDIYSRQGNQVFLEYLYRFYEIFNQIRFFNEKYQVISINALTGIYRELLLQETVDFQGEPLEGLQVMGVLESRNLDYETVILTSVNEGDLPSGKSGNSFIPFDIKVAYGLPTYKEKDAIYAYHFYRLLQRAKKVYLLYNTDTGTFDGGEKSRFIQQLTTFKEENHHIRERIAAPKAAPLPGPPSPIKKTPSLLEAIRKMAENGFSPTSLTNYIRNPLQFYHQAILRVQDEYEVEETIAANTLGTIIHDTLEDLYKPLTGQVLTVQHIAEMRSKAGRIIDLKFGQVYHGGDFSRGKNLLSYEVAKQYLKNFLQTEEKRVLDGDTIKIVEIERNLKIKIDVPGIPYPVYLKGKVDRVEETNGTLCFIDYKTGKVEQSDVELADWEDLVTDYKYSKAFQLLCYSYMLTSNSTYPLPAEAAIISFKNLQKGALKFAKKGEVRTQKEYGISETTFQYFTEQLYRLISEICDPDIPFEEKEVP, translated from the coding sequence ATGAAAACATTCCTGTCTGAAGTCGTTGAAAATGTACTTTCCGGTCACGATAACATAAGTGATGTCATCTTTATTCTGCCCGGAAAAAGAGCAGGTGTGTTCCTGAAAAAAGAGATTCGCTACCGTATGACCCGTACGGCCTTCGCCCCTCAGGTATACAGCGTGGAAGAGTTTGTACAGGAACTCTCCGGGCTTCGCCTCATTCCCAATATACAGCTCCTGTTCGAGTTCTACCAGGTATACCGGCAGGCAACACCCCGGGAACAACAGGAAGATTTTTACACCTTCTCCAAATGGGCACAGGTAGTGCTCCAGGATTTTAACGAAGTAGACCGTTACCTTATCCCTCCCGACCGTATCTTTTCACATTTGTCTTCCGTAAAAGAACTGGACCACTGGTCCCTTTCGGAGAAAAAAACACCCATGCAGGAGCAATACATACAATTCTGGAAGACCCTGGGAACCTACTACACCCTGCTCCGCGATAAATTGCTTTCCGAACAGTGCGGATACCAGGGACTGATATACCGGGAAGCTATTGAAAACATAGAACACTACCTGGACCACAAGGGAAACAAAAAGCACATTTTTATCGGTTTTAATGCATTGAACAATGCAGAATCTGCCATCATCCAGGAATTCCTCGCTGCGGGGGCCGAAGCATACTGGGATACGGACAAAGCCTTCATGGAAGACCTGGAACACGATGCCGGCCTTTTTATGCGGCGGTATAAAAAAGAATGGAAGCACTATGCAAAAAATCCCTTTAAAAACATAAACACCCATTTTTCACTACCAAAACATATAGAGATCATAGGGATCCCCGGGAAAACGGGGCAGGCCATGTACATACATTCCATCCTTTCTTCCCTCAAAGACAAGGGACATACGGAACAAACCGCCGTGATCCTCGGCAATGAAGAATTGCTGAATCCCGTACTCAATGCTATTCCGGAAGATCTCGCCGAAGTAAACATTACCGGAGGCTTTCCTCTGGCCTACACCCCCGTTGCTTCGTGGTTTCATGCCTTTTTCCAGCTCCTGGAAAACGAGGAGTCCGGGAAATGGTACTATCAGAATGTCATTAACCTCATTTCTCATCCCGTTTCCAAGGCCCTGCTGACGTGTAACGGACGTGATCTTGCTTCTGGTTTTATCCGGACCATCCAGGACAACAACATTGTTTTTATCACCCGGGAACATGTGGAAAAAGCATTCGCAGATATCACGGCAAACGCAAAAAACGGAATTTCCGAAGCAACACTGCTGTTTTTCTCCAAAACGCATTGTACCGTCAACGATATCATAACAAAATGTACCGAACTTACCTTGCGGATGAAGGATATTTACTCCCGGCAAGGAAACCAGGTGTTCCTGGAATACCTCTACAGGTTTTACGAGATATTCAACCAGATCCGTTTTTTTAATGAAAAATACCAGGTCATTTCCATAAATGCCCTGACCGGTATCTACAGGGAGTTACTGCTCCAGGAAACCGTGGATTTCCAGGGAGAACCTTTGGAAGGTCTTCAGGTAATGGGGGTACTGGAAAGCCGTAACCTCGATTACGAAACCGTGATCCTGACTTCCGTAAACGAAGGCGACCTTCCCTCGGGAAAATCGGGCAATTCCTTTATTCCCTTTGATATAAAAGTGGCCTACGGCCTGCCTACCTATAAGGAAAAAGATGCCATATATGCCTATCACTTTTACCGGCTCCTGCAACGGGCCAAAAAAGTTTACCTGCTCTACAATACCGATACCGGGACTTTCGACGGCGGGGAAAAAAGCCGTTTTATACAGCAACTGACCACCTTTAAAGAGGAAAACCACCACATCCGGGAACGCATTGCAGCTCCTAAAGCGGCCCCGTTACCGGGACCTCCTTCTCCAATAAAAAAGACCCCTTCCCTCCTGGAGGCTATCCGGAAAATGGCCGAAAACGGCTTCTCTCCCACCTCACTCACCAATTACATACGCAACCCCTTGCAATTTTACCACCAGGCCATTCTCAGGGTTCAGGACGAATATGAAGTAGAGGAAACTATCGCTGCCAACACGCTCGGCACCATTATTCACGATACACTGGAAGACTTGTACAAACCTCTTACCGGGCAAGTGCTTACCGTACAACATATAGCGGAAATGCGAAGTAAGGCCGGCCGGATTATCGACCTTAAATTCGGGCAGGTATACCACGGGGGAGATTTCAGCCGCGGAAAAAACCTGCTGAGTTACGAAGTTGCCAAACAATACCTGAAAAATTTCCTGCAGACAGAAGAAAAAAGAGTCCTTGACGGTGACACCATAAAAATTGTGGAGATCGAACGTAATCTGAAGATAAAGATTGACGTACCCGGCATCCCCTATCCGGTATACCTGAAAGGAAAGGTAGACCGGGTGGAAGAAACAAACGGCACACTGTGTTTTATCGATTACAAGACCGGGAAAGTAGAACAAAGCGATGTGGAGCTCGCGGACTGGGAAGACCTCGTTACCGACTACAAATACAGCAAGGCGTTTCAACTGCTCTGTTATTCCTACATGCTTACCAGCAACAGCACATACCCCTTACCGGCAGAAGCGGCGATCATATCGTTCAAGAACCTGCAAAAAGGAGCGCTGAAATTTGCAAAAAAAGGAGAAGTCCGTACTCAAAAAGAGTACGGAATTTCAGAAACTACCTTTCAGTATTTCACCGAACAGCTTTACCGTCTCATTTCGGAAATATGTGATCCCGATATCCCGTTTGAAGAAAAGGAAGTCCCGTAA